One Paracoccus sp. TOH DNA segment encodes these proteins:
- a CDS encoding DUF2285 domain-containing protein, whose translation MVVLTEVPLELGDSTDGAPLNWRLDFSVENAGAEFHVPLGNGQKLQIFDGAIKGDAIAVAVVPLSLAGFDRIEAIQRFLSALHGRAIPPDTRMTRQQRARLRRMLRAFDGHRAGATQQEIARVLLNTGRLDRDEWQASSARHAIKALLRDARAMVAGGYRKLLRHRRPR comes from the coding sequence GTGGTGGTGCTGACCGAAGTCCCTTTGGAACTTGGCGACAGCACTGACGGCGCTCCGCTGAACTGGCGCCTCGACTTCTCGGTCGAGAACGCTGGCGCAGAGTTCCACGTCCCGCTTGGCAATGGGCAGAAGCTCCAGATCTTCGACGGCGCCATTAAGGGGGACGCGATCGCGGTCGCCGTCGTCCCTCTCAGCCTCGCCGGTTTCGACCGGATCGAGGCCATTCAACGCTTCCTTTCCGCCCTGCATGGTCGCGCGATCCCGCCGGATACACGCATGACACGCCAGCAACGCGCGCGCCTCCGACGGATGCTGCGGGCCTTCGATGGCCATCGGGCTGGTGCCACGCAGCAGGAGATCGCGCGGGTTCTTCTGAACACCGGCCGGCTTGACCGGGACGAATGGCAAGCATCCTCGGCCCGTCATGCCATCAAGGCACTCCTGCGCGATGCCCGTGCAATGGTCGCCGGCGGTTATCGGAAACTCCTTCGTCATCGCCGCCCACGATAG
- a CDS encoding toprim domain-containing protein, with the protein MPRHDASELAIRLGREAEAVCRHYLSSGHRAGRYWLVGDVQNTPGRSMFVRLTGPESGKGAAGKWSDMATGEHGDLLDVIREALGLADFKDVAEEARRFLALPHPEPAKTRAPTDSTSGAAPGSPEASRRLFAMAQPIHGTLAAIYLNRRAITTLEGTTALRYHPRCYYRPNEHAPTEIRPAMVAAVTDLTGHQTGAHRTWLAPDGSGKAPVETPRRAMGDLLGHAVRFGTADEVLAAGEGIETVLSPRQVLPRMPMLAALSAAHLAAILFPPSLRRLYVLRDRDPAGDGARDRLAARAADLGIEAVSLMPREGDFNDDLRRHGADALGAALKDQLHPEDVRRFMEG; encoded by the coding sequence ATGCCCAGGCACGACGCATCCGAACTGGCGATCCGCCTTGGCCGAGAGGCCGAGGCGGTCTGCCGCCACTACCTGTCGTCCGGCCACCGCGCCGGGCGATACTGGCTGGTCGGTGACGTGCAGAACACCCCAGGACGCTCCATGTTCGTGCGACTGACCGGCCCGGAATCCGGCAAGGGTGCGGCGGGCAAGTGGAGTGACATGGCGACGGGAGAGCATGGCGACCTTCTCGACGTCATCCGCGAGGCGCTCGGCCTCGCCGATTTCAAGGACGTGGCTGAGGAAGCGCGCCGCTTCCTCGCCCTCCCGCATCCCGAACCGGCAAAGACGAGAGCGCCGACCGACAGCACATCCGGCGCGGCACCCGGTTCGCCTGAAGCGTCGCGGCGGCTCTTCGCCATGGCGCAGCCGATCCACGGCACCCTTGCTGCGATCTACCTCAACCGGCGAGCGATCACCACGCTCGAAGGCACCACCGCGCTGCGCTACCATCCCCGGTGCTATTACAGGCCCAACGAGCATGCGCCCACCGAGATCAGGCCGGCGATGGTCGCCGCCGTCACCGATCTCACCGGCCACCAGACCGGCGCGCATCGCACATGGCTCGCCCCGGACGGTTCCGGCAAGGCGCCTGTCGAGACACCGCGGCGGGCGATGGGCGACCTTCTCGGTCACGCGGTCCGCTTCGGCACCGCCGATGAGGTGCTCGCCGCCGGCGAGGGCATCGAGACCGTGCTGTCGCCGCGCCAGGTCCTGCCCCGCATGCCGATGCTGGCGGCGCTTTCGGCCGCTCACCTCGCCGCCATCCTGTTCCCGCCGTCGCTGCGCAGGCTCTATGTCCTGCGCGATCGCGACCCGGCCGGGGACGGTGCAAGAGACCGACTGGCCGCCAGAGCAGCCGATCTCGGGATCGAGGCGGTCTCGCTCATGCCGCGCGAGGGCGATTTCAACGATGATCTGCGACGCCATGGCGCCGATGCCCTCGGGGCGGCCTTGAAGGATCAGCTTCATCCCGAAGACGTCCGCCGTTTCATGGAAGGGTGA
- a CDS encoding DUF6127 family protein, with translation MPDAEFEAILTRTAEEGAKRALADIGLDGEEAAPPD, from the coding sequence ATGCCGGACGCCGAGTTCGAGGCGATCCTGACGCGCACGGCGGAAGAAGGCGCAAAACGCGCACTGGCGGATATCGGCCTCGACGGCGAAGAGGCCGCGCCGCCGGATTAA
- a CDS encoding single-stranded DNA-binding protein, whose amino-acid sequence MQNIVILAGNIGQAPETRTTQGGTGITHFTLATSRPRYSEGRVLRDENGYRVQDTEWHRITCFNGLGKTVQQHCDKGMKVLVRGRIHYTKWTDAAGVDRYGCEIIAETVDFLSRAKQTENDDGKFIDDDDIPF is encoded by the coding sequence ATGCAGAACATCGTCATCCTCGCCGGCAACATCGGCCAGGCCCCCGAAACCCGCACCACCCAGGGCGGCACCGGCATCACCCACTTCACCCTGGCCACCTCGCGCCCCCGCTATTCGGAAGGCCGCGTCCTGCGCGACGAGAACGGCTATCGGGTCCAGGACACCGAATGGCACCGCATCACCTGCTTCAACGGCCTCGGCAAGACGGTCCAGCAGCATTGCGACAAGGGCATGAAGGTTCTGGTTCGCGGCCGCATCCACTACACGAAATGGACCGATGCCGCCGGGGTCGATCGCTACGGCTGCGAGATCATCGCCGAGACGGTCGATTTCCTGAGCCGGGCGAAGCAGACCGAGAACGACGACGGCAAGTTCATCGACGACGATGACATTCCGTTCTGA
- a CDS encoding type II toxin-antitoxin system prevent-host-death family antitoxin yields MRVSVTEAKGQLTELVKRAEAGDEVILTRRGHEVARLVRVAVAATPKGRRALMERVRATARGKALPGADAARSQDFLYGDDGMPA; encoded by the coding sequence ATGAGGGTTTCTGTCACCGAGGCGAAAGGGCAGCTCACCGAACTGGTGAAACGCGCCGAGGCCGGCGACGAGGTGATCCTGACCCGGCGGGGCCATGAGGTCGCCCGCCTCGTGCGGGTTGCTGTCGCAGCGACCCCGAAAGGCCGGCGTGCGCTGATGGAGCGGGTCCGGGCCACGGCGCGGGGCAAGGCACTGCCCGGCGCCGATGCCGCGCGCAGTCAGGACTTCCTCTATGGTGATGACGGGATGCCGGCGTGA
- a CDS encoding type II toxin-antitoxin system VapC family toxin — translation MIVVDTSALMAIVLDEPQAETCMAAIEAADGLLISAGTVAETLIVAGRRNVGEEIAALIEGLGFEVVSVTEASARRISEAYARWGKGVHPAGLNYGDCFAYEVASERGCPLLFVGDDFSRTDLRSVL, via the coding sequence GTGATCGTCGTCGACACCTCGGCGCTGATGGCGATCGTGCTGGACGAGCCGCAGGCCGAGACCTGCATGGCGGCGATCGAGGCGGCGGACGGATTGCTGATCTCGGCCGGAACCGTGGCCGAGACGCTGATCGTCGCAGGGCGCCGCAATGTTGGGGAAGAGATTGCCGCCCTGATCGAGGGCCTTGGGTTCGAGGTCGTCTCCGTCACGGAGGCTTCGGCACGCAGGATCTCCGAAGCCTATGCCCGCTGGGGCAAGGGCGTTCATCCCGCCGGTCTCAACTACGGCGATTGCTTCGCCTATGAGGTCGCGAGCGAGCGCGGCTGTCCGTTGCTCTTTGTCGGCGATGATTTCTCACGGACGGACCTGCGGTCGGTACTGTAA
- a CDS encoding DUF2493 domain-containing protein translates to MTFDPEYAGAEPVHTSSQTDHALTELQLYGWRPFQDEPDPRPLPEGNTVAVAVTDIFDALVATLSDTRLEPDLEELLWGAVNLFHRATSRVERDLDDNEQAQRRMQREQDGSEVKSVELERLTAEGQTLIERRASMELFRDLAAEAFEQHTGSAWRPRSGSMVNHRNLTAAMIDSRDFLAAKRRAETEVMLPPGPKVALTGGADFNDHRLIWAKLDQVHAKHPDMVLLHGGSPKGAELIASRWADHRKVPQVAFRPDWTKHAKAAPFKRNDAMLDVLPVGVLVFPGTGIQENLADKARKLGIPVMKFDGGA, encoded by the coding sequence ATGACGTTTGATCCCGAATATGCAGGGGCCGAGCCGGTCCACACCTCCTCCCAGACCGATCACGCCCTCACCGAACTCCAGCTCTACGGCTGGCGCCCGTTCCAGGACGAACCTGATCCGCGACCGCTCCCCGAGGGCAATACCGTCGCTGTAGCCGTCACAGACATCTTCGACGCCCTTGTGGCGACGCTCAGTGACACCCGTCTCGAACCCGATCTCGAAGAACTGCTCTGGGGCGCCGTCAATCTCTTCCACCGCGCCACCAGCCGGGTCGAACGCGATCTCGACGACAACGAGCAGGCGCAGCGCCGGATGCAGCGGGAACAGGACGGCAGCGAGGTGAAATCGGTCGAACTCGAACGCCTCACGGCAGAAGGGCAGACCCTGATCGAACGGCGCGCCAGCATGGAACTCTTCCGCGACCTCGCCGCCGAGGCCTTCGAGCAGCACACGGGCAGCGCCTGGCGGCCGCGCAGCGGTTCGATGGTCAACCATCGTAACCTGACCGCCGCGATGATTGACAGCCGCGATTTCCTCGCCGCGAAGCGCCGGGCCGAGACCGAGGTGATGCTGCCCCCCGGCCCGAAGGTGGCCCTGACCGGCGGCGCCGACTTCAACGATCACCGCCTGATCTGGGCGAAGCTTGATCAGGTCCATGCCAAGCACCCCGACATGGTGTTGCTGCACGGCGGGTCGCCCAAGGGAGCCGAACTGATCGCTTCCCGTTGGGCAGATCACCGCAAGGTGCCCCAGGTCGCCTTCCGGCCCGACTGGACCAAGCACGCCAAGGCGGCGCCGTTCAAGCGAAACGATGCCATGCTGGACGTGCTGCCGGTCGGCGTCCTCGTCTTCCCCGGTACCGGGATTCAGGAGAATCTCGCCGACAAGGCCCGCAAGCTCGGCATCCCGGTCATGAAGTTCGACGGCGGGGCGTAA
- a CDS encoding DUF2285 domain-containing protein, with product MMGRATQTYLDTPPSSQTLTSYDREHMKLYMRLLDAERDGADWREAVQVLFGLDPECDPDRCRSIHDTHLARAHWMTEHGYRELVRESQRKT from the coding sequence ATGATGGGCCGCGCGACACAGACATATCTCGACACACCACCGTCCAGCCAGACGCTGACGTCTTATGATCGCGAGCACATGAAGCTCTACATGCGCCTTCTCGATGCCGAGCGTGATGGCGCCGATTGGCGCGAAGCTGTGCAGGTTCTCTTTGGCCTCGATCCAGAGTGCGATCCCGACCGCTGCCGCTCCATCCATGATACTCATCTCGCTCGCGCGCATTGGATGACCGAACACGGCTACCGCGAACTGGTCCGCGAAAGTCAGCGCAAGACCTGA
- a CDS encoding DUF6499 domain-containing protein, with translation MTPDASTWRSSAQYDHLDELTASDLAWEWLRRNDDYDADFEASIADQGDPQPLTERIRQRWGLRFPGRSAGPAARCAGLLAPSGGHKCGGADRSPFGTWRQH, from the coding sequence ATGACCCCTGACGCATCGACCTGGCGTTCTTCGGCGCAATACGACCATCTGGATGAACTGACGGCATCCGATCTGGCCTGGGAATGGCTGCGCCGCAATGACGATTATGACGCAGATTTTGAAGCCTCGATTGCCGACCAAGGAGACCCCCAACCGCTGACCGAACGGATCCGGCAGCGCTGGGGGTTGCGATTTCCCGGTCGATCCGCTGGTCCCGCCGCCCGATGCGCCGGTCTTCTGGCTCCCAGCGGAGGACACAAGTGTGGTGGTGCTGACCGAAGTCCCTTTGGAACTTGGCGACAGCACTGA
- a CDS encoding antirestriction protein: protein MALPELASQSATRVPDARRMEFLPRLFGRRLLIIGEHAVFRFMEILSPANYGGGLWDFYERAGQPLYLAPTSKPRYLLFCEGNGFEGEVSCDAAGIIATLFAFSHLSFRYDDDELAEGYGRLYEHAANHPEAAAIFQAID from the coding sequence ATGGCTTTGCCCGAACTTGCTTCTCAATCCGCAACCCGTGTCCCCGACGCGCGCCGCATGGAGTTCCTGCCGCGCCTTTTCGGCCGGCGCCTGCTCATCATCGGCGAGCATGCCGTCTTCCGATTCATGGAGATCCTCAGCCCCGCCAATTACGGCGGCGGGCTCTGGGATTTCTACGAACGCGCCGGCCAGCCGCTCTATCTCGCGCCGACATCAAAGCCCCGTTACCTCCTGTTCTGCGAAGGCAACGGTTTCGAGGGCGAGGTCTCATGCGATGCGGCTGGGATCATCGCCACGCTCTTCGCCTTCTCGCATCTTTCCTTCCGCTACGATGACGACGAACTCGCCGAGGGCTATGGCCGTCTCTACGAACATGCCGCCAATCACCCGGAGGCGGCGGCGATCTTCCAGGCCATCGACTGA
- the cueR gene encoding Cu(I)-responsive transcriptional regulator, which produces MNIGQAAHASGVSAKMIRYYEQTGLIPPANRTQSGYRDYSDTDVHMLRFIRRARDLGFSVPEIQKLLNLWRDGSRQSGDVKRVALQHIEELRHRIAEMEDMVTTLTTLADACAGDHRPDCPILCDFEQAAPEHRPAPARAPLPGSRPSV; this is translated from the coding sequence ATGAACATCGGACAAGCAGCCCACGCCTCGGGAGTCTCCGCCAAGATGATCCGCTACTACGAACAGACCGGCCTCATCCCTCCCGCCAACCGGACCCAATCGGGCTATCGCGACTATTCGGACACCGACGTCCACATGCTGCGCTTCATCCGTCGCGCGCGCGATCTGGGCTTCTCGGTGCCCGAGATCCAGAAGCTCCTGAACCTCTGGCGTGACGGCAGCCGGCAGAGCGGCGATGTCAAGCGCGTCGCTCTTCAGCACATCGAGGAGCTGCGGCATCGGATCGCCGAGATGGAGGACATGGTCACCACGCTCACGACGCTGGCGGACGCCTGCGCGGGCGACCACCGGCCCGACTGCCCGATCCTCTGCGACTTCGAGCAAGCGGCCCCGGAGCATCGGCCGGCACCCGCGAGGGCACCCCTGCCAGGCAGCCGCCCCTCCGTCTGA
- a CDS encoding strawberry notch family protein: MNMISASAAASATAPLPREHDAETAARIFTAAGLLLPHLERGQRVDAATLRGAMEAGFGASDATGAWTWKLAYDACEAATVLFLRKYGNVLFRKAASKSAILPQLGKISGLLPTHTRRSEEAQTFQQFSTPIPLGFAAVTAAAITPADRVLEPSAGTGLLAILAEIAGGTLLVNELAEMRAGLLSSLFPALSVTRFDAAQIDDHLDPCLVPTVVLMNPPFSVMANVEGRMRDAAFRHVASALARLAPGGRLVTITGASFAPDNPAWTASWTRLQERGRVTFSAAIDGSVYAKQGTTVPTRLTVIDKLPAEDAAVFPAAPGVAPDVATLIAWLADLLPTRLPVDPGLTVPVARPTAPRTVRGYVNRAARSAPAAPLAEPEAVPVAYETVDWEPAEGGGLSDAIYEEYGLQTIRIDGAQAHPTQLVQSASMASIAPPKPSYRPTLPNDILGKLSEAQLETVIYAGEAHGGFLAGGWTIDDTLDNLAAAPEDAEGAIRFRQGFMIGDVTGVGKGRESAAIILDNWMQGRRKAIWISKSDKLLEDAQRDWSALGMERLLVTPLSRFPQGKPITLNEGILFLTYATLRSDDRGTRVSRVKQIVEWLGTDFDGVVIFDEAHAMANAAGGRGERGDVAASQQGRAGLRIQHALPDARVVYVSATGATTVHNLAYAQRLGLWGGEDFPFSTRAEFVEAIEAGGVAAMEVLARDLRALGLYTARSLSFKGVEYELLDHELTPEQVRIYDSYADAFAIIHNNLDAAMQAANITGGEGGSGTLNRQAKSAARSAFESAKQRFFGHLLTSMKTPTLIRSITADLEAGHSSVIQIVSTGEALMERRLAEIPTEEWGDLKMDLSPREYVLDYLAHSFPVQLYEPFTDSEGNLSSRPVYRDGQPVESREAAARRDEMIASLASLPPVPGALDQIIQYFGTDTVAEVTGRSRRIVRKRSVTIDRLVVESRAGSANLAETQAFMDDQKRVLVFSDAGGTGRSYHAELSAKNTRLRVHYLLEAGWKADAAIQGLGRTHRTNQAQPPLFRPISTNVKAEKRFLSTIARRLDTLGAITRGQRQTGGQGLFRPEDNLESHYARDALRQLYLLLVRGKVDGCSLERFEAATGLKLMDANGIKDDLPAITTFLNRLLALTIELQGILFTAFEQLLTARIEGAIASGTYDAGLETLRAESFVVTDRQVIYTHPRTGAETSLLTITERRRNRPVTLDAALAELDDPRARLLINERSGRAAVQIPTTSVMLDDGEIERSVRLIRPMEAQNVQVRMMRETHWVEADRDAFASAWEAEVAEVPEFAESTLHMVTGLLLPIWKRLPNDSTRVYRLQSDAGERIIGRKVSPAWAANATETGITSVSPDDAFAALLESRTILDLAEGLQLRRVRVMGANRIELSGFTDTMRQRLTAYGLFHEIISWKLRMFVPVDASGPAILGKLFDRWPVERIGEREAA, from the coding sequence ATGAACATGATTTCCGCATCCGCGGCGGCATCCGCCACCGCGCCGCTTCCGCGCGAACACGACGCCGAGACCGCAGCCCGCATATTCACCGCTGCCGGCCTACTGCTGCCGCATCTGGAGCGCGGTCAGCGCGTCGATGCCGCCACGCTGCGCGGCGCGATGGAAGCGGGTTTCGGCGCTTCCGATGCCACCGGCGCCTGGACCTGGAAGCTGGCCTATGATGCCTGCGAGGCTGCGACCGTCCTCTTCCTGCGCAAATACGGCAATGTGCTTTTCCGTAAAGCCGCCTCGAAGTCGGCGATCCTGCCGCAGCTCGGCAAGATCTCCGGGCTTCTGCCGACGCATACGCGCCGCTCGGAAGAAGCGCAGACCTTCCAGCAGTTCTCCACCCCGATCCCGCTCGGTTTCGCGGCGGTCACGGCGGCGGCGATCACGCCTGCCGACCGTGTGCTGGAGCCCTCGGCCGGCACCGGGCTCCTCGCCATCCTGGCCGAGATCGCCGGCGGCACGCTTCTCGTAAATGAACTGGCCGAGATGCGCGCCGGCCTGCTTTCCTCTCTCTTTCCGGCCCTTTCCGTTACCCGCTTCGACGCGGCCCAGATCGATGACCATCTCGATCCCTGCCTTGTCCCGACCGTCGTGCTGATGAATCCACCGTTCTCGGTCATGGCCAATGTCGAGGGGCGCATGCGTGACGCCGCCTTTCGCCATGTCGCTTCGGCGCTGGCGCGTCTTGCGCCCGGCGGACGGCTCGTGACCATCACCGGCGCGAGCTTCGCCCCCGATAATCCGGCGTGGACCGCCTCCTGGACCCGGCTGCAGGAACGCGGTCGCGTCACCTTTTCCGCCGCCATCGACGGCTCGGTCTATGCCAAGCAAGGCACCACTGTCCCGACCCGGCTCACGGTCATCGACAAGCTGCCGGCCGAAGATGCGGCGGTGTTTCCGGCAGCGCCTGGTGTCGCGCCGGACGTGGCCACGCTGATCGCCTGGCTAGCCGACCTGCTTCCCACGCGGCTGCCGGTCGATCCCGGCCTGACGGTGCCGGTCGCACGACCCACCGCGCCCCGCACCGTGCGCGGCTACGTCAACCGCGCCGCGCGATCCGCGCCCGCCGCGCCCCTTGCGGAACCGGAGGCCGTGCCGGTCGCCTACGAGACCGTGGATTGGGAACCGGCCGAGGGCGGCGGCCTCTCCGACGCGATCTACGAGGAATACGGGCTTCAGACCATCCGCATCGACGGGGCGCAGGCGCATCCTACCCAGCTCGTGCAGTCGGCCTCGATGGCGAGCATCGCGCCGCCGAAGCCCAGCTATCGGCCGACGCTTCCCAACGACATTCTCGGCAAGCTGTCCGAGGCGCAGCTGGAGACCGTGATTTATGCGGGCGAGGCCCATGGGGGCTTCCTCGCCGGGGGCTGGACGATCGATGACACGCTCGACAATCTCGCCGCCGCGCCGGAGGATGCCGAGGGAGCAATCCGTTTCCGTCAGGGCTTCATGATCGGCGACGTCACCGGCGTCGGCAAGGGTCGGGAATCCGCCGCCATCATCCTCGACAACTGGATGCAGGGGCGGCGTAAGGCGATCTGGATCTCGAAATCCGACAAGCTGTTGGAGGACGCGCAACGTGACTGGTCGGCGCTCGGCATGGAGCGGCTGCTGGTCACGCCGCTGTCGCGATTCCCGCAAGGCAAGCCCATCACGCTGAACGAAGGCATCCTGTTTCTAACCTATGCCACGCTGCGCTCCGACGACCGGGGGACAAGGGTTTCCAGGGTCAAACAGATCGTCGAATGGTTGGGCACAGACTTCGATGGGGTGGTGATTTTCGACGAGGCGCATGCCATGGCCAATGCAGCAGGAGGCAGGGGAGAACGCGGCGATGTCGCCGCCTCGCAGCAGGGCCGTGCCGGGCTGCGCATCCAGCATGCGCTTCCCGATGCCCGAGTCGTCTATGTCTCGGCCACCGGCGCCACCACCGTCCACAATCTCGCCTATGCGCAGCGGCTCGGTCTCTGGGGCGGCGAGGATTTCCCCTTCTCGACCAGGGCGGAGTTCGTCGAGGCGATCGAGGCCGGCGGCGTCGCGGCGATGGAGGTGCTGGCCCGCGACCTGCGGGCGCTTGGCCTCTACACCGCCCGCTCGCTGTCCTTCAAAGGTGTGGAATACGAGTTGCTCGACCACGAACTGACCCCTGAACAGGTCCGCATCTACGACAGCTATGCCGATGCCTTCGCCATCATCCATAACAATCTCGATGCGGCGATGCAGGCCGCCAACATCACCGGCGGCGAGGGCGGGTCCGGCACGCTGAACCGGCAGGCCAAGTCCGCCGCCCGCTCGGCCTTTGAGAGCGCCAAGCAGAGGTTCTTCGGGCACCTGTTGACGTCGATGAAAACCCCGACGCTGATCCGGTCCATCACGGCCGATCTGGAAGCGGGACATTCTTCCGTCATCCAGATCGTCTCGACCGGCGAGGCGCTGATGGAACGGCGGCTGGCAGAGATCCCCACCGAGGAATGGGGCGATCTGAAAATGGACCTGTCGCCGCGCGAATATGTCCTAGATTACCTTGCCCATTCCTTCCCGGTCCAACTCTACGAGCCGTTCACCGACAGCGAGGGCAATCTGTCCTCGCGCCCGGTCTATCGTGATGGCCAGCCGGTCGAGAGCCGCGAGGCCGCGGCCCGGCGCGACGAGATGATCGCAAGCCTCGCCAGCCTGCCGCCGGTTCCCGGCGCGCTCGACCAGATCATCCAGTATTTCGGGACCGACACGGTGGCCGAGGTCACGGGTCGTTCGCGCCGTATCGTCCGCAAACGCAGCGTCACCATCGACCGGCTCGTCGTGGAAAGCCGCGCCGGTTCGGCCAACCTGGCCGAGACGCAAGCCTTCATGGACGATCAGAAGCGCGTGCTGGTCTTTTCCGATGCGGGCGGCACGGGCCGGTCGTATCACGCCGAACTGTCGGCGAAGAATACCCGGCTGCGTGTCCACTATCTCCTCGAAGCCGGGTGGAAGGCGGACGCCGCCATCCAGGGCCTCGGCCGCACGCATCGCACCAACCAGGCACAGCCGCCACTGTTCCGACCGATCTCGACCAATGTGAAGGCCGAGAAGCGCTTCCTCTCGACCATCGCCCGCCGTCTTGACACGCTGGGCGCGATTACGCGCGGCCAGCGCCAGACCGGTGGTCAGGGCCTGTTCCGCCCGGAAGATAACCTGGAATCGCATTACGCCCGTGACGCGCTGCGCCAGCTTTATCTCCTGCTGGTGCGCGGCAAGGTCGACGGCTGCTCACTGGAGCGGTTCGAGGCTGCCACCGGGTTGAAGCTGATGGATGCGAACGGCATCAAGGACGATTTGCCGGCCATCACCACCTTCCTCAACCGGCTGCTGGCGCTGACCATCGAGCTTCAGGGCATCCTCTTCACCGCCTTCGAACAACTTCTGACCGCCCGCATCGAGGGCGCCATCGCCTCCGGCACCTATGACGCCGGGCTGGAGACCCTGCGCGCCGAGAGCTTCGTAGTGACGGATCGGCAGGTGATCTACACGCACCCGCGCACCGGGGCCGAGACCAGCCTGCTGACCATCACCGAACGCAGGCGCAACCGCCCGGTGACGCTCGACGCCGCGCTGGCGGAACTCGACGATCCCCGCGCCAGGCTGCTGATCAACGAGCGCTCAGGCCGGGCAGCGGTGCAGATCCCCACCACCAGCGTGATGTTGGACGATGGCGAGATCGAGCGCAGCGTCCGGCTGATCCGGCCGATGGAAGCGCAGAACGTCCAGGTCAGGATGATGCGCGAGACCCATTGGGTCGAAGCCGACAGGGATGCCTTCGCATCGGCCTGGGAAGCCGAAGTCGCGGAGGTGCCGGAGTTCGCCGAGTCCACCTTGCACATGGTGACGGGCCTGCTGCTACCGATCTGGAAGCGGCTGCCGAACGACTCCACTCGCGTCTATCGGCTTCAGTCTGACGCCGGCGAGCGCATCATCGGCCGCAAGGTCTCCCCGGCTTGGGCGGCCAATGCGACCGAGACCGGCATCACCTCGGTCTCGCCGGACGATGCCTTCGCGGCGCTGCTGGAAAGTCGGACCATCCTCGATCTCGCTGAGGGCCTCCAGCTTCGCCGGGTCCGGGTCATGGGGGCAAACCGGATCGAGCTGTCGGGTTTCACCGACACCATGCGCCAGCGCCTCACGGCCTATGGGCTGTTCCACGAGATCATCTCCTGGAAGCTGCGCATGTTCGTGCCGGTCGATGCCAGCGGTCCGGCGATCCTCGGGAAGCTCTTCGACCGCTGGCCGGTCGAGCGCATCGGCGAGCGGGAGGCAGCCTGA
- a CDS encoding XRE family transcriptional regulator, translating into MITARQSRAARALLGWTQETLADKAQVALTALKRLESQSGLEVFESTRDQVRRALEAAGIVFLSTDKGEGVLLQHNGANTDKR; encoded by the coding sequence ATGATCACCGCTCGCCAATCACGGGCTGCGCGCGCGTTACTGGGATGGACACAGGAGACGCTCGCCGACAAGGCCCAGGTCGCATTGACCGCACTCAAACGCCTCGAATCCCAAAGCGGGCTCGAGGTGTTCGAGTCCACCCGCGACCAGGTGCGCCGCGCTCTCGAAGCGGCCGGGATCGTTTTCCTGTCGACAGATAAGGGCGAGGGCGTGTTGCTGCAACACAATGGAGCCAACACCGACAAACGGTGA